One Panicum virgatum strain AP13 chromosome 3N, P.virgatum_v5, whole genome shotgun sequence DNA segment encodes these proteins:
- the LOC120666144 gene encoding mediator of RNA polymerase II transcription subunit 15-like, whose amino-acid sequence MDDGGNPAPPPSTSTSTAAQHQQLQRQLFLMQQHAQAQAQAQVQPHPQQLSQQAMSRFPSNIDAHLRPLGPLRFHQPQQQQQQQPQPQPPHSQGPSQSPSQGPAQQASPHHHHHPQQQAAAAQAQAQAARVRSPEMEMALQDAMRVCNPDIKTPFQSIEDAVNRLLPYHVVADYEAEEDDRILDSDTTGQIPSRLQQWDHNILVKIAEFTTTFEKQVLAYNIMTKKRAIGEFRSEERLMLEQALLQEEKQAMLGLRAEMEMREKAGREASEAKMRMAMEHVRAEAQARSEMMNHGPIRASAVASQGDDGPTHGMEQEQGDDGWENAQREDEDPSEDFLNDENVPENGNSDGQENWRRSGELDLNSR is encoded by the exons ATGGACGACGGAGGGAACCCCGCCCCTccgccctccacctccacctccaccgccgcgcagCACCAGCAGCTCCAGCGCCAGCTCTTCCTGATGCAGCAGCACGCccaggcgcaggcgcaggcgcaggtGCAGCCCCACCCGCAGCAGCTGTCGCAGCAGGCCATGTCCCGTTTCCCCTCCAACATCGACGCCCACCTCCGCCCCCTCGGCCCGCTCCGCTTCCACCAgccccagcaacagcagcagcagcagccgcagccccAGCCGCCCCACTCGCAGGGCCCGTCTCAATCGCCGTCGCAGGGGCCGGCGCAGCAGGCTtcgccgcaccaccaccaccacccgcaGCAGCAAGCCGCGGCGGCTCAGGCTCAGGCTCAGGCGGCCAGGGTCCGGAGCCCCGAGATGGAGATGGCGCTGCAGGACGCCATGCGGGTCTGCAACCCGGACATCAAGACCCCCTTCCAGTCCATCGAGGACGCCGTCAACAG GTTATTGCCTTACCATGTTGTTGCTGACTATGAGGCTGAAGAAGATGATAGAATCCTTGACAGCGATACAACTGGCCAGATTCCTTCTCGCCTGCAGCAATGGGACCATAACATTCTGGTTAAGATTGCTGAGTTCACAACAACTTTTGAGAAGCAAGTTTTGGCATACAACATAATGACGAAGAAAAGGGCCATTGGTGAGTTCAGATCGGAGGAACGGCTGATGCTGGAGCAAGCCTTGTTACAAGAGGAAAAGCAGGCTATGCTGGGACTGAGAGCGGAGATGGAGATGAGGGAGAAAGCCGGTCGTGAGGCTTCCGAAGCTAAGATGCGTATGGCGATGGAGCATGTGCGGGCTGAGGCCCAAGCGCGTTCTGAGATGATGAATCATGGTCCTATTCGGGCCAGTGCTGTGGCTTCACAAGGAGACGATGGCCCTACTCATGGCATGGAACAAGAACAGGGTGATGATGGGTGGGAAAATGCTCAGAGGGAGGATGAAGATCCATCTGAGGATTTCCTCAATGATGAGAATGTACCCGAGAATGGGAACTCAGATGGGCAGGAGAACTGGCGCAGGTCTGGGGAGCTTGATCTGAACTCTAGGTAA
- the LOC120663343 gene encoding pectate lyase-like, with product MAFLIFLCFSSFLHLSISMSSPSPLPVFSSAAGQEVVQDAVRSMNMSLHRRMLGDDDCGTGNTVDDCWRCDPSWADNRQRLADCAIGFGRDAGGGKNGKTYVVTDPSDDDPAAPAPGTLRYGLVQEEPLWITFARDMTIRPKEELVVSSYKTVDGRGAAVVVGDGGACFVLHNVNHVIIHGLAIRDCKPARSSSSSASGGLSDGDGITILSSTDVWVDHCTLEACTDGLIDVTEGSTRVTLTNNLLRNHDKAILLGHSDNFPDDKDMKVTVAYNRFGPGLVQRMPRCRFGLFHVINNDYINWQLYAIGGSASPTILSHGNRFLADKEKEVTKREEAPESEWSTWTWISEGDMMLNGAFFRSSGSARPDVDTPSFAKSVSSVSLMTASAGVLSSSKEAGAYAYTGGGLGGARPTLTSGPNTLLSLGFVLYVLIYYS from the exons ATGGCCTTTCTCATCTTCTTGTGTTTTTCATCTTTTCTTCACCTTTCTATTTCCATGTCTTCTCCATCGCCATTGCCAGTCTTCTCATCCGCAGCTGGGCAAGAAGTCGTGCAAGATGCAGTCAG AAGCATGAACATGTCGCTGCACCGACGGATGCTTGGCGACGACGACTGCGGCACTGGCAACACGGTGGACGACTGCTGGCGCTGCGACCCCAGCTGGGCGGACAACCGGCAGCGCCTCGCTGACTGCGCCATCGGGTTCGgccgcgacgccggcggcggcaagaacGGCAAGACGTACGTGGTGACGGACCCGAGCGACGATGACCcggcggccccggcgccggGCACCCTCCGCTACGGCCTCGTCCAGGAGGAGCCCCTGTGGATCACGTTCGCGCGCGACATGACCATCAGGCCCAAGGAGGAGCTGGTGGTGTCCTCGTACAAGACCGTggacggccgcggcgccgccgtggtcgtcggggacggcggcgcctgCTTCGTGCTGCACAACGTGAACCACGTCATTATCCACGGGCTCGCCATTCGCGACTGCAAGCCTGcgcggtcgtcgtcgtcgtctgctAGTGGTGGTTTGTCGGACGGCGACGGCATCACCATCCTCAGTTCCACCGACGTGTGGGTCGACCACTGCACGCTTGAGGCCTGCACCGACGGCCTCATCGATGTCACGGAAGGCTCCACACGCGTGACCCTGACCAACAACCTCCTGAGGAACCATGACAAGGCAATACTTCTCGGCCACAGTGACAATTTCCCTGATGACAAGGACATGAAGGTCACCGTCGCGTATAACCGTTTCGGGCCAGGTCTTGTTCAAAGAATGCCAAG GTGTCGGTTCGGGCTGTTTCATGTCATCAACAATGACTACATAAACTGGCAGCTATATGCCATTGGTGGCAGCGCTTCGCCAACAATTCTGAGCCATGGCAATCGATTCCTCGCTGACAAGGAAAAAGAG GTGACGAAGCGCGAGGAAGCACCAGAGAGTGAGTGGAGTACCTGGACCTGGATTTCTGAAGGTGATATGATGCTCAACGGCGCATTCTTCAGATCATCGGGCAGTGCCAGACCAGATGTCGACACCCCTAGCTTCGCCAAATCGGTCTCTTCAGTGTCGTTGATGACTGCCTCGGCAGGGGTTCTGTCATCATCCAAAGAGGCAGGGGCGTATGCGTATACAGGGGGTGGGCTGGGTGGGGCTCGGCCCACCCTAACGTCTGGCCCAAACACTCTGCTATCCTTAGGTTTTGTGTTATATGTTCTTATTTATTACTCGTAG